A part of Oncorhynchus kisutch isolate 150728-3 linkage group LG2, Okis_V2, whole genome shotgun sequence genomic DNA contains:
- the LOC109908037 gene encoding CASP8-associated protein 2 isoform X1: MSSCPTAAWTPHCTLRAPRTTSTHAERTEEQGAPSWEGPEEGSLSIPEEKEEEDDKIEDDEEDKDGGREHSPSPKRSTGMEKARGCLMAPQHPLVGRWRTPCSLVPTPLLIPVCAKNISLTASGEKVILWTREADHVILTTCQQQGANQSTFQAISTQLGDKTLNEVVSRRFRDLLSLFRTAAYQVNLEDETMATEQQTVTDKEQDRTNPKRTEPSSDTSKERSKRGYL; encoded by the exons ATG AGCTCCTGCCCCACTGCAGCCTGGACCCCGCACTGCACCCTCCGCGCACCAAGAACAACTTCTACACACGCGGAGAGGACAg AAGAGCAAGGAGCTCCTTCATGGGAGGGTCCTGAGGAaggctcactctccatccctgaggagaaggaagaggaggatgacaaAATTGAGGATGACGAGGAGGATAAGGATGGGGGGAGAGAACACAGCCCCTCGCCGAAGAGGAGTACGGGGATGGAGAAGGCTCGGGGGTGTCTGATGGCCCCCCAACACCCTTTAGTGGGGAGATGGAGAACCCCCTGCAGCCTTGTCCCAACCCCTCTTCTGATCCCTGTGTGTGCCAAAAACATCTCCCTCACTGCCAGTGGGGAGAAGGTCATACTCTGGACGAG GGAGGCTGACCATGTCATTCTAACCACCTGTCAGCAGCAAGGTGCCAATCAGAGTACTTTCCAGGCAATTTCCACCCAACTTGGCGATAAAACACTCAATGAGGTG GTGTCTCGGCGGTTTCGGGACCTGTTGAGCCTGTTCCGCACCGCTGCCTACCAGGTCAACTTAGAGGACGAAACTATGGCCACTGAACAGCAGACAGTCACAGACAAGGAGCAGGACAGAACCAACCCAAAAAGGACAGAACCAAGTTCAGACACTTCAAAGGAGAGGAGCAAGAGAGGATATTTGTGA
- the LOC109908070 gene encoding protein disulfide-isomerase A3 — protein sequence MGTLGPFRMFLLFALAQHNVFVAASDVLELGDSDFDDTVAEYETVLVEFFAPWCGHCQQLAPEYETAATKLKGTVSLAKVDCTVNSETCGRFGVNGYPTLKMFRNGEDFAAYDGPRSADGIVSYMKKQAGPSSVPLHNERDLDAFVNHFEASVVGFFSSADSSQMAEFLKASSAMRDSHRFAHTADLSLGLKHGVESDTVVLFRPPRLNSKFEDSLVKSDEAVSIASLRQFIRDNVFGLCPHLTAENRENMRGRDLLVAYYDVDYLRNIKGTNYWRNRVMKVATQFQSQGLNYAVANRAEFQEELEEEFGLGPADGGELPLITIRNREGQKYSMQEEFTRDGKSLERFLEDYFAGKLKRQVKSEAAPENNDGPVKVVVADNFEELVNNPSKDVLLEFYAPWCGHCKSLEPKYTELGEQLSANTHIVIAKMDATANDVPPTYDVQGFPTIFFVPAGQKDLPRKYEGGREVNDFLNYLKEVATHPLILGNAREDL from the exons ATGGGTACGTTGGGTCCATTTCGCATGTTCTTGCTTTTTGCGTTGGCTCAGCATAACGTCTTTGTAGCCGCCAGCGACGTGCTCGAGCTCGGGGATTCTGATTTCGATGACACGGTAGCAGAGTACGAGACTGTGTTGGTGGAGTTCTTCGCGCCTTG GTGTGGTCACTGCCAGCAACTAGCCCCAGAATATGAAACTGCAGCAACAAAACTAAAAGGGACAGTGTCTTTAGCTAAA GTAGACTGCACAGTGAACTCTGAGACGTGTGGACGTTTTGGGGTCAATGGGTACCCCACACTCAAAATGTTCCGCAATGGAGAGGACTTTGCTGCTTATGATGGACCCAGGAGTGCAG ATGGCATTGTGAGCTACATGAAAAAACAGGCAGGTCCCAGTTCCGTACCTCTGCACAATGAGAGAGACCTAGATGCATTCGTCAACCATTTTGAAGCCAGTGTGGTTG gTTTTTTCTCAAGTGCTGACAGCTCTCAGATGGCTGAGTTTCTGAAGGCGTCTAGTGCCATGAGAGACAGCCACCGCTTTGCCCACACTGCAGACCTGAGCCTGGGCCTCAAACACGGCGTGGAATCAGA CACAGTGGTGCTCTTTCGGCCCCCGCGACTCAACAGCAAGTTTGAGGACAGCTTGGTCAAGTCTGATGAGGCTGTCTCGATCGCCTCTCTCCGTCAATTCATCAGAGATAATGTGTTTGGGCTGTGCCCCCATCTGACTgctgagaacagagagaacatgaGGGGACGGGACTTGCTGGTGGCCTACTACGACGTGGATTACCTCCGCAACATCAAGGGCACCAATTACTGGAGGAACAG gGTGATGAAAGTGGCCACTCAGTTCCAGTCTCAGGGGCTGAATTACGCTGTGGCCAACAGGGCTGAGTTCCAGGAAGAGCTGGAGGAGGAGTTTGGCCTGGGGCCAGCCGACGGGGGAGAGCTGCCTCTCATCACCATCAGGAACAGGGAGGGCCAAAAGTACAGCATGCAGGAGGAGTTCAC ACGGGACGGGAAATCCCTGGAGAGGTTCTTGGAGGACTACTTTGCTGGTAAACTGAAGAGGCAGGTCAAGTCAGAGGCTGCTCCCGAAAACAATGACGGCCCAGTCAAG GTGGTGGTGGCGGACAACTTTGAGGAGTTAGTGAACAACCCTTCCAAGGACGTGCTGCTGGAGTTTTATGCACCCTGGTGTGGACACTGCAAAAGCCTGGAGCCCAAATACACAGAGCTTGGGGAACAG TTGTCCGCCAACACCCACATTGTTATAGCAAAGATGGATGCCACTGCTAACGACGTTCCTCCAACCTACGATGTCCAGGG TTTCCCCACAATTTTCTTCGTCCCAGCAGGACAGAAGGACCTGCCTCGGAAATACGAG GGTGGCCGTGAGGTGAATGATTTCCTCAACTATCTGAAGGAGGTGGCCACACATCCCCTTATCCTGGGCAATGCCAGAGAAGACTTGTGA
- the LOC109908037 gene encoding CASP8-associated protein 2 isoform X2: protein MSSCPTAAWTPHCTLRAPRTTSTHAERTEEQGAPSWEGPEEGSLSIPEEKEEEDDKIEDDEEDKDGGREHSPSPKRSTGMEKARGCLMAPQHPLVGRWRTPCSLVPTPLLIPVCAKNISLTASGEKVILWTREADHVILTTCQQQGANQSTFQAISTQLGDKTLNEVSRRFRDLLSLFRTAAYQVNLEDETMATEQQTVTDKEQDRTNPKRTEPSSDTSKERSKRGYL, encoded by the exons ATG AGCTCCTGCCCCACTGCAGCCTGGACCCCGCACTGCACCCTCCGCGCACCAAGAACAACTTCTACACACGCGGAGAGGACAg AAGAGCAAGGAGCTCCTTCATGGGAGGGTCCTGAGGAaggctcactctccatccctgaggagaaggaagaggaggatgacaaAATTGAGGATGACGAGGAGGATAAGGATGGGGGGAGAGAACACAGCCCCTCGCCGAAGAGGAGTACGGGGATGGAGAAGGCTCGGGGGTGTCTGATGGCCCCCCAACACCCTTTAGTGGGGAGATGGAGAACCCCCTGCAGCCTTGTCCCAACCCCTCTTCTGATCCCTGTGTGTGCCAAAAACATCTCCCTCACTGCCAGTGGGGAGAAGGTCATACTCTGGACGAG GGAGGCTGACCATGTCATTCTAACCACCTGTCAGCAGCAAGGTGCCAATCAGAGTACTTTCCAGGCAATTTCCACCCAACTTGGCGATAAAACACTCAATGAG GTGTCTCGGCGGTTTCGGGACCTGTTGAGCCTGTTCCGCACCGCTGCCTACCAGGTCAACTTAGAGGACGAAACTATGGCCACTGAACAGCAGACAGTCACAGACAAGGAGCAGGACAGAACCAACCCAAAAAGGACAGAACCAAGTTCAGACACTTCAAAGGAGAGGAGCAAGAGAGGATATTTGTGA